From a single Candoia aspera isolate rCanAsp1 chromosome 2, rCanAsp1.hap2, whole genome shotgun sequence genomic region:
- the EFCAB12 gene encoding EF-hand calcium-binding domain-containing protein 12 has product MSYYLLHYCCAAINPRPIPKRVTSRRNSRSLAGCRRANGRHKIDTDGLLLCDTTFDLLPLRQSAAREPACCLGARQNQILPSGLMVLRKPRAGNRCEVLSPRSCERRGVFKRWRKENGKSDSTSNEDLCKEESLDGILSHCFKQYKLRNAYPYFSLKLKANRFGPPKSRRRILIAPPMSGVASSSRKPQPPVPSDVKQVQDLTVLPEDQDSTSTEESDLLKLEAWIEERKQLHYLLDNCVNLEEWLSEKKAVTLQEESILRKIKEEREEKKAKIQADLLALHSVKEVPKSEPLKSTPLIHAPYPPSIITLQNLLHKQKLKLMDLFKKADKSRTMKFKRTDFLRIIQETKVPISKTDLEEIIVYLTVSKKGHIITADDLAECQRIWMDNVRENWKQPKQEPLPMVKTASTTAKGDLTHHTKPSVTSYVACQPKSNHLQVPPVNTEPDRMHLTYNQMEVAGKRYKEMRRRLRRKTNPLAFAEQCRLVRSGDPVVDGHCLPSTLEGEMGELVDQHRLACHYVYVQCVKLCEKYGIPISEKVLKRGLLYPGDRLLRLGKNVRKLRQPGGHGDTFAHSLRESFDGESPSKVEKRSGQGVSEDHCHSSLAFSKSNTSKKHQFGESWSDFSLLIPVYRFVCLFLSSRKPKPVAIKKQVKKQALTCRWGSFKEFKQLMSKHSKKILPPPEIWNEKFLDDSLLESPDVLAKQYVERELRRMFCLLNPLTNPNNFWPGHLLDKLCLCLPESRQDGSEVLFSRVSHTRPACPGIYYPHRNWPVSNRGYMTFGDSESRKHYYYI; this is encoded by the exons ATGAGCTACTATTTACTCCATTACTGCTGTGCTGCTATTAATCCTCGCCCCATCCCAAAAAGGGTTACAAGCAGGCGCAACAGCAGGTCTCTTGCCGGATGCCGACGCGCGAATGGCCGGCACAAAATTGACACCGACGGCCTCCTGCTTTGCGACACGACGTTCGATCTGCTCCCGCTGCGCCAATCAGCTGCAAGAGAGCCCGCCTGTTGCCTTGGTGCCCGCCAGAACCAGATTTTGCCGAGTGGTCTAATGGTGCTGCGTAAGCCGAGAGCGGGGAATCGCTGTGAGGTCCTTTCGCCTCGCAGCTGTGAGAGAAGGGGAGTGTTTAAGCGCTGGAGAAAGGAAAACGG TAAAAGTGACTCCACCTCTAATGAAGACTTGTGTAAAGAAGAATCCTTAGATGGAATTTTAAGTCATTGCTTTAAACAGTACAAACTCAGAAATGCATATCCATATTTTTCCCTTAAATTGAAAGCAAATAGGTTTGGCCCACCTAAATCTAGACGACGTATTCTTATTGCACCACCCATGAGTGGGGTGGCCTCTAGCAGTCGCAAGCCTCAGCCACCTGTTCCCAGTGATGTCAAGCAGGTTCAGGACTTGACAGTACTTCCAGAGGACCAGGACAGCACCTCCACTGAGGAGAGTGACCTGCTAAAGTTGGAAGCTTGGATTGAGGAGAGAAAACAACTGCATTATCTGTTGGACAACTGTGTAAATCTTGAGGAATGGTTGAGTGAAAAGAAGGCTGTCACTCTGCAGGAAGAAAGCAtcttgagaaaaataaaagaagaaagggaagagaagaaggctAAAATTCAAGCCGACTTGCTGGCTCTCCACAGTGTTAAG GAGGTACCAAAGAGTGAACCATTGAAAAGCACACCTTTGATTCATGCTCCATATCCTCCATCTATTATTACACTACAAAATCTTCTGCACAAGCAAAAACTCAAGCTTATGGATCTCTTCAAAAAAGCCGACAAGAGCAGGACAATGAAATTCAAAAGAACGGACTTCCTTAGAATTATACAGGAG ACCAAGGTGCCTATCAGTAAAACTGACTTGGAAGAAATCATTGTCTATCTCACCGTTTCAAAGAAAGGGCATATTATAACTGCTGATGATTTGGCTGAATGTCAGAGAATATGGATGGATAATGTAAGGGAGAACTGGAAACAGCCAAAGCAAG AGCCATTACCTATGGTAAAAACTGCATCCACCACTGCAAAAGGAGATTTAACTCATCATACCAAGCCCAGTGTAACTTCTTATGTAGCATGTCAACCCAAGTCAAACCATTTGCAAGTTCCTCCTGTCAACACTGAACCAGATCGCATGCACCTAACTTATAACCAAATGGAAGTAGCTGGGAAGAGATACAAGGAAATGAGACGACGGCTGAGG AGGAAAACTAATCCATTAGCCTTTGCAGAACAATGTAGACTGGTGAGGTCCGGAGACCCAGTTGTGGATGGTCACTGCTTGCCAAGCACGCTAGAGGGTGAAATGGGAGAATTGGTGGACCAGCATCGACTGGCTTGCCACTATGTCTACGTTCAGTGTGTCAAGCTTTGCGAAAAATATGGGATTCCAATTTCGGAAAAAGTGCTGAAAAGGG GTCTGCTTTACCCAGGAGACAGGCTCCTGAGACTCGGGAAGAACGTTCGGAAGCTGAGGCAGCCTGGAGGTCACGGGGACACTTTTGCTCATAGCCTGAGAGAATCATTTGACGGGGAAAGcccttccaaggttgagaaaag GAGCGGACAAGGTGTCTCTGAAGACCACTGCCACTCCTCTTTGGCCTTCTCTAAG tccaacacatctaaaaAACATCAGTTTGGGGAGAGCTGGTCTGATTTTTCTCTCTTGATTCCTGTTTAccgttttgtttgtttgtttctttcttctagAAAGCCAAAACCAGTGGCTATTAAGAAACAAGTCAAAAAACAGGCTCTGACCTGCCGCTGGGGATCATTTAAGGAATTTAAGCAACTGATGAG TAAACACTCCAAAAAAATACTTCCTCCACCGGAGATTTGGAATGAGAAATTTCTTGATGACAGCTTGCTTGAGAGTCCAGATGTGCTTGCAAAACAATATGTGGAAAG AGAACTCAGGAGAATGTTTTGCTTGCTGAATCCCTTGACCAACCCCAATAATTTCTGGCCAGGGCATCTTCTTGATAAGCTGTGCCTGTGTCTACCTGAATCAAGACAGGATGGAAGTGAAGTTCTGTTCAGCCGTGTTTCTCACACACGCCCGGCCTGTCCTGGTATTTACTATCCTCACCGCAACTGGCCAGTCAGCAACAGGGGATACATGACCTTTGGGGATTCAGAATCTCGCAAGCATTACTATTATATTTGA
- the MBD4 gene encoding methyl-CpG-binding domain protein 4 isoform X1, whose product MLEQEKTELFEISDISDTYMTKDTSKEKELLTTVVEESFGPRKEPEANVESPVKGNQQEAAVPLEFPVYHQALPEGWEKIIKQRRNGRTAGKYDVCFVSPQGLKFRSKRALLNYFKENREIILTAEDFDFTASVQKNTQFRTQRSSTRNGGTEVESCISRSPVSLPGLENSEGDYRPSLQNNLELQSNIREPENPATCLQDEPTTGDNSKRCFFQSDKSSTVTRKIQIRKPKNCFEIRNFTDGQNKIQSISSCKEQTENSKHAMRENDMCVLNSDASDNKVCRRSSRKRKICFKDELLFEPKTEQNDKQIVAFLKHQTSREMLECNESSSSRDTAAANKNLSVVEMQRNWMTSESQSEPSASTTDVAVPQMCEEGHFTAVKENHTQRTQVERRKTSPYFSRKLIKGAPSPPRRKAFRKWTPPRSPFNLVQETLFHDPWKLLIATIFLNKTSGKMAIPVLWEFFKKYPSPNVARIANWKEMSELLKPLGLYELRAKTIVKFSGEYLVKQWKYPIELHGIGKYGNDSYRIFCVNEWKEVQPQDHKLNIYHSWLWENHEKLNLNY is encoded by the exons TGATATAAGTGATACATACATGACCAAAGatacaagcaaagaaaaagaattacttACAACAGTAGTAGAAGAAAGCTTTGGTCCCAGGAAAGAGCCTGAAGCCAACGTTGAAAGTCCAGTAAAAGGTAATCAGCAGGAAGCAGCAGTACCTTTAGAATTTCCAGTGTATCATCAAGCACTTCCAGAAGGATGGGAGAAGATAATAAAGCAAAGACGAAATGGTAGAACTGCAGGAAAATATGATGTTTGCTTTGTCAG TCCTCAGGGACTGAAGTTCAGATCCAAACGTGCTCTTTTGAATTACTTTAAAGAGAACAGAGAAATTATTCTTACAGCAGAGGATTTTGATTTTACTGCATCTGTTCAGAAGAATACACAGTTCAGAACCCAAAGATCTTCTACCAGAAATGGAGGTACAGAAGTTGAGAGTTGCATTTCTAGGAGTCCAGTTTCCCTCCCGGGATTAGAAAACAGTGAAGGAGATTATAGACCTTCTCTACAAAATAACTTGGAACTTCAATCCAATATTAGAGAACCAGAAAATCCTGCTACCTGTTTGCAGGATGAGCCCACTACTGGAGATAATTCTAAGCGTTGTTTTTTCCAAAGTGATAAAAGCAGTACTGTTACAAGGAAGATTCAAATTAGAAAACCTAAAAACTGTTTTGAAATAAGGAATTTCACTGATggtcaaaacaaaatacagagcATATCATCGTGTAAAGAACAGACAGAAAACAGTAAACATGCCATGCGTGAGAATGACATGTGTGTACTTAATAGTGATGCCAGTGACAACAAAGTATGCCGAAGAAgctcaaggaaaaggaagatatGCTTTAAGGATGAACTGTTGTTTGAACCAAAAACAGAGCAGAATGACAAGCAGATTGTAGCTTTCTTAAAACACCAGACAAGCAGGGAAATGTTAGAATGTAACGAGAGTTCTAGTAGCAGAGACACTGCAGCTGCTAATAAAAACCTTTCAGTAGTGGAAATGCAAAGAAACTGGATGACTTCAGAGAGTCAAAGTGAACCGAGCGCTTCCACTACGGATGTTGCTGTTCCCCAGATGTGTGAGGAGGGACATTTTACAGCAGTGAAAG AGAACCATACTCAAAGAACCCAAgtggaaaggaggaaaaccagtccatatttttccagaaaattaattaaaggag CTCCAAGTCCACCAAGAAGGAAAGCCTTTAGGAAATGGACTCCACCTCGCTCTCCTTTTAATCTGGTTCAGGAAACACTGTTCCATGATCCATGGAAACTTCTGATTGCAACCATTTTTCTGAACAAAACCTCAG GAAAGATGGCTATCCCTGTGCTGTGGGAATTTTTTAAGAAATATCCTTCACCAAATGTAGCAAGAATTGCCAACTGGAAAGAGATGTCAGAATTGCTTAAACCTCTTGGTCTATATGAACTCAGAGCAAAGACCATTGTCAAATTCTCAG GTGAATATTTGGTTAAGCAGTGGAAATATCCTATTGAATTACATGGGATTGGAAAATACGGAAATGATTCTTATAGAATCTTCTGTGTCAATGAATGGAAAGAG GTACAGCCGCAAGACCATAAACTGAACATTTATCATTCCTGGCTGTGGGAAAATCATGAGAAATTAAATCTTAATTATTAG
- the MBD4 gene encoding methyl-CpG-binding domain protein 4 isoform X2, which produces MLEQEKTELFEISDISDTYMTKDTSKEKELLTTVVEESFGPRKEPEANVESPVKGNQQEAAVPLEFPVYHQALPEGWEKIIKQRRNGRTAGKYDVCFVSPQGLKFRSKRALLNYFKENREIILTAEDFDFTASVQKNTQFRTQRSSTRNGGTEVESCISRSPVSLPGLENSEGDYRPSLQNNLELQSNIREPENPATCLQDEPTTGDNSKRCFFQSDKSSTVTRKIQIRKPKNCFEIRNFTDGQNKIQSISSCKEQTENSKHAMRENDMCVLNSDASDNKVCRRSSRKRKICFKDELLFEPKTEQNDKQIVAFLKHQTSREMLECNESSSSRDTAAANKNLSVVEMQRNWMTSESQSEPSASTTDVAVPQMCEEGHFTAVKENHTQRTQVERRKTSPYFSRKLIKGAPSPPRRKAFRKWTPPRSPFNLVQETLFHDPWKLLIATIFLNKTSDGYPCAVGIF; this is translated from the exons TGATATAAGTGATACATACATGACCAAAGatacaagcaaagaaaaagaattacttACAACAGTAGTAGAAGAAAGCTTTGGTCCCAGGAAAGAGCCTGAAGCCAACGTTGAAAGTCCAGTAAAAGGTAATCAGCAGGAAGCAGCAGTACCTTTAGAATTTCCAGTGTATCATCAAGCACTTCCAGAAGGATGGGAGAAGATAATAAAGCAAAGACGAAATGGTAGAACTGCAGGAAAATATGATGTTTGCTTTGTCAG TCCTCAGGGACTGAAGTTCAGATCCAAACGTGCTCTTTTGAATTACTTTAAAGAGAACAGAGAAATTATTCTTACAGCAGAGGATTTTGATTTTACTGCATCTGTTCAGAAGAATACACAGTTCAGAACCCAAAGATCTTCTACCAGAAATGGAGGTACAGAAGTTGAGAGTTGCATTTCTAGGAGTCCAGTTTCCCTCCCGGGATTAGAAAACAGTGAAGGAGATTATAGACCTTCTCTACAAAATAACTTGGAACTTCAATCCAATATTAGAGAACCAGAAAATCCTGCTACCTGTTTGCAGGATGAGCCCACTACTGGAGATAATTCTAAGCGTTGTTTTTTCCAAAGTGATAAAAGCAGTACTGTTACAAGGAAGATTCAAATTAGAAAACCTAAAAACTGTTTTGAAATAAGGAATTTCACTGATggtcaaaacaaaatacagagcATATCATCGTGTAAAGAACAGACAGAAAACAGTAAACATGCCATGCGTGAGAATGACATGTGTGTACTTAATAGTGATGCCAGTGACAACAAAGTATGCCGAAGAAgctcaaggaaaaggaagatatGCTTTAAGGATGAACTGTTGTTTGAACCAAAAACAGAGCAGAATGACAAGCAGATTGTAGCTTTCTTAAAACACCAGACAAGCAGGGAAATGTTAGAATGTAACGAGAGTTCTAGTAGCAGAGACACTGCAGCTGCTAATAAAAACCTTTCAGTAGTGGAAATGCAAAGAAACTGGATGACTTCAGAGAGTCAAAGTGAACCGAGCGCTTCCACTACGGATGTTGCTGTTCCCCAGATGTGTGAGGAGGGACATTTTACAGCAGTGAAAG AGAACCATACTCAAAGAACCCAAgtggaaaggaggaaaaccagtccatatttttccagaaaattaattaaaggag CTCCAAGTCCACCAAGAAGGAAAGCCTTTAGGAAATGGACTCCACCTCGCTCTCCTTTTAATCTGGTTCAGGAAACACTGTTCCATGATCCATGGAAACTTCTGATTGCAACCATTTTTCTGAACAAAACCTCAG ATGGCTATCCCTGTGCTGTGGGAATTTTTTAA